A single region of the Nicotiana sylvestris chromosome 6, ASM39365v2, whole genome shotgun sequence genome encodes:
- the LOC104210813 gene encoding uncharacterized protein — MSAIIQPEWIKFLNDWQLRILVLCSLLLQIFLIVTGNRRKYISKNWLRFMLWLFYLSADWVATVALGILSHGQSDNEKCKRSSKLDPNYVLRAFWAPFLLVHLGGPDAITAYALADNDLWLRHLLGLFVQVGIAGYVFFRSWEGTPVNYLGAVIFAAGLIKYGERTWALSSASRDGFRKSMVSDPDPGPNYAKFMDDYISKKAEGYRVSLGKAIDEYQVVHHPNSPESNLDAAATLRDAFYFFGTFKKLFADLILSFQDRKSSRSFFEKQVWDRAYRLVEVELGLIYDIFYTKTFQLLSPLGIVLRLVGVSLILVVFIFFPFISKDHYSTTDVVITYILLVGAIILEMYAVLILLSSDRLMIWLSGNGTMLSFVGIKDCVAFATCKAVSFFRFLGALPAIRRWSGTMGQYNLLTVCLKDKLTTFEKVQQLFRIYELLERTRHRYRVDIPKGLKQLVFNQLEARISSDVEANVQICTLRCDQTVLKDTKCFESTNGVDFAQSILTWHIATDLCYVKDHSNQNEMSMLEATEWLRNYIITDQTSSVENLRFKREISRLLSDYMLYLLIMCPFMLPSGLGTIRFQDTRAEAMEFFKDRKCFLGTKELACDKLLQINTEIAPSEVKGDRSKSVLFDACRLAKSLQSEEDENPGAENGEKWEKIFHVWVDLLSFSAANCDWKDHAEQLRRGGEFLTHVWLLMAHFGLTDHFQISQGYVRAKLSLK, encoded by the coding sequence ATGTCTGCAATTATTCAACCAGAGTGGATTAAGTTTTTGAATGACTGGCAGCTCCGGATACTGGTTTTGTGTAGCCTCCTGCTACAGATTTTTCTTATCGTTACAGGGAATCGCAGGAAATACATATCCAAGAATTGGCTCAGATTCATGCTCTGGCTATTCTACTTGTCAGCAGATTGGGTTGCAACTGTTGCTCTTGGTATTCTATCCCATGGTCAAAGTGACAATGAAAAATGCAAGCGCAGCAGTAAGCTGGATCCAAATTACGTATTAAGGGCATTCTGGGCGCCATTCCTTCTTGTTCACCTAGGCGGTCCTGACGCCATAACGGCGTATGCATTGGCAGATAATGATTTGTGGTTGAGGCACTTGCTAGGCTTATTTGTCCAAGTTGGAATTGCTGGTTACGTCTTTTTTCGGTCCTGGGAGGGCACTCCAGTTAATTATCTTGGCGCTGTAATTTTCGCTGCTGGATTAATCAAGTATGGAGAGAGGACTTGGGCTCTTTCCAGCGCAAGCAGAGATGGTTTCCGAAAATCCATGGTATCTGATCCGGATCCCGGTCCTAACTATGCAAAGTTCATGGATGATTACATATCAAAGAAGGCTGAGGGATACAGAGTCTCGTTAGGGAAAGCCATTGATGAATATCAAGTTGTGCACCATCCTAATAGTCCTGAAAGCAACCTCGACGCTGCAGCCACTTTGCGGGATGCTTTTTACTTCTTTGGAACTTTTAAGAAGCTTTTCGCAGACCTCATTCTTAGCTTCCAGGATAGGAAAAGCAGCCGTTCCTTTTTCGAGAAACAAGTTTGGGACAGGGCTTATAGGTTGGTTGAGGTTGAACTTGGACTAATATATGACATCTTCTATACCAAGACATTTCAACTCCTTTCCCCCCTTGGCATAGTTTTGCGTCTTGTTGGTGTGTCTCTCATACTTGTGGTGTTCATCTTTTTTCCATTCATCAGTAAAGACCATTACTCAACGACTGATGTGGTGATCACTTATATCTTACTTGTTGGGGCGATCATCCTAGAGATGTATGCTGTCCTGATTTTACTCTCATCAGACCGCTTGATGATTTGGTTAAGTGGAAATGGGACAATGCTTTCATTCGTTGGAATTAAGGATTGTGTCGCATTTGCCACTTGTAAAGCTGTGTCATTCTTTCGGTTCCTAGGCGCATTACCTGCAATAAGAAGATGGTCTGGAACCATGGGACAGTACAATTTGTTGACTGTGTGCCTCAAAGATAAGCTAACGACCTTTGAAAAGGTCCAGCAGTTGTTTAGAATATATGAACTTCTGGAGAGGACTCGACATCGGTACAGAGTAGATATCCCAAAGGGGTTAAAGCAATTGGTGTTTAATCAGCTCGAAGCAAGAATTAGTTCAGATGTGGAGGCCAATGTACAAATCTGTACTTTGAGGTGTGATCAAACTGTGCTTAAGGATACAAAATGCTTTGAGAGCACAAATGGGGTAGATTTTGCTCAAAGCATTCTTACATGGCACATTGCTACTGATCTCTGCTATGTGAAGGACCATTCAAATCAAAATGAGATGTCTATGCTTGAGGCGACAGAGTGGCTCCGTAACTACATCATCACTGATCAAACCAGCTCAGTAGAAAATCTGAGATTTAAACGTGAAATCAGCAGGTTACTGTCCGATTACATGTTATATCTACTTATCATGTGCCCTTTCATGCTTCCCAGTGGACTTGGGACAATCCGATTTCAAGACACTCGGGCTGAAGCCATGGAGTTTTTCAAAGACCGAAAATGCTTTTTGGGCACTAAGGAACTAGCTTGTGACAAGTTACTACAAATCAACACTGAGATTGCGCCCTCAGAAGTGAAAGGGGATAGAAGTAAGTCAGTATTGTTCGATGCTTGTAGGCTTGCTAAATCCTTGCAATCAGAAGAAGATGAAAATCCAGGCGCCGAGAATGGAGAGAAATGGGAGAAAATCTTTCATGTTTGGGTGGACTTGTTATCTTTTTCTGCAGCTAATTGCGATTGGAAAGACCATGCTGAGCAGCTCAGGCGAGGGGGTGAGTTTCTCACTCATGTCTGGCTCCTTATGGCTCATTTTGGTTTGACCGATCATTTCCAGATTTCGCAAGGCTATGTCAGAGCTAAATTATCATTGAAGTGA